The Nostoc sp. 'Lobaria pulmonaria (5183) cyanobiont' genome window below encodes:
- a CDS encoding response regulator — MLNRLKIGTKIGASFALSLATLATIGLISYQSTNQLIETSSKETHTYKVLSQLEDLNLQLTNAETGQRGYVLTGEQRYLEPYNAAIQVLDQKLKVLQNLTADNPKQQQQLDILQPLITQKLDELKETIDLRQNQGFEASVKVVLTDRGKQLMSEIRKVIQTMEHEENTLLKQRSEKAQAAARQTLASIVYSIPLFSLLLALIGFALTRHISVPLKRVSDLAQKVADGYLSVSLPDSDRQDEIGVLTRIFNQMIVNLRNTTQKNEEQNWLKSNLAEFTQMLQGQRNLENVSRTILSNLAPLVGASQGVFYAMNSIDDQPILKLLSSYAYKERKNLANQFRLGEGLVGQCALEKQRILLTEVPSDYIRITSGLGEAPPLNIIVLPIVFEAQVNAVIELASFGPFNQLHLTFLEQLSENLGVFLNNIASQVQTQQLLEESVALTEELQTQQEELQQSNQRLEEQTQDLEESQFLVKQSNEELQQLNEELEEKAELLEVQNREVARKNQEVERARQSFEEKAEQLALSSKYKSEFLANMSHELRTPLNSLLILARLLADNSLNNLTDKQVEYSRTIYSAGTDLLELINDILDLAKIESGTMSLDIEQIALADLVISLEQTFRQVAHNKELSFTIQLDEKLPPTIYNDSKRLQQVLKNLLSNAFKFTEQGGIKLQISMVDEAAQVDKPTIAFAVSDTGIGIPAEKQKIIFEAFQQADGTTSRKYGGTGLGLSISRELAQLLGGRIELLSQPGQGSTFTLYLPRRQEKNGQNITTPPLEPTTSIPTASTIKEVSMVENRPTNVDISPSVKVLPSLPNDIPDDREIIQPGDRILLIIEDDDKFARILLDMARQQGFKTIVALQSKQGLALAEQFKPNAIMLDIHMPEMDGWTVLDRLKHKPDTRHIPVHILSVDERQQRGLQLGAITYLQKPVSPEALTQVLTEIKGFIERQVKNLLIVEDDPVQAQSIIELIGNGDVQSTAVGTGAEALSILRSHYFDCMVLDLGLPDMSGFTLIEQIKLEPKLLKLPIIVYTGKELSRQEETQLRGLAETIIIKNVRSPERLLDETALFLHRVQANLPTPKRQMLEQLHQTDPVLANRKILIVDDDLRNIFALTSFLESYQMQVLFAENGKDGIERLQTNPEINIVLMDIMMPEMDGYETTRAIRQQQQFRSLPIIALTAKAMPGDKEKCIEAGASDYITKPVDTEQLLSLLRVWLYR, encoded by the coding sequence ATGTTGAACCGTTTGAAGATTGGAACCAAGATTGGAGCAAGTTTTGCCTTGAGTTTGGCAACTCTGGCCACCATTGGTCTAATCTCCTACCAAAGCACCAATCAGCTAATTGAAACTTCGAGCAAAGAAACCCATACTTACAAGGTGTTAAGTCAGCTTGAAGACCTCAACTTGCAACTGACAAATGCTGAGACTGGGCAACGCGGTTACGTTCTTACTGGAGAACAGCGCTATTTAGAACCTTATAATGCAGCCATTCAAGTACTGGATCAAAAACTTAAGGTTCTTCAGAATTTAACAGCAGATAATCCCAAGCAGCAACAGCAGCTGGATATTTTACAGCCATTAATCACTCAGAAGTTGGACGAGCTTAAAGAAACTATCGATTTGCGCCAGAACCAAGGTTTTGAAGCTTCTGTGAAGGTCGTTTTGACAGACCGGGGCAAGCAGCTAATGAGTGAAATCCGCAAAGTTATCCAGACGATGGAACATGAGGAGAATACACTGCTGAAACAGCGCTCTGAAAAGGCACAAGCAGCTGCTCGGCAAACACTTGCCAGTATTGTTTATAGTATTCCCTTATTCTCATTGCTCTTAGCTTTGATCGGATTCGCCCTGACCAGACATATCTCAGTACCGCTGAAGCGAGTTTCTGATTTGGCTCAAAAGGTGGCGGATGGCTATTTATCGGTCAGTTTACCAGATAGCGATCGCCAAGATGAAATTGGTGTGTTGACACGCATCTTCAACCAGATGATCGTTAATTTGCGAAACACAACTCAAAAAAATGAGGAGCAAAACTGGCTAAAATCTAACTTAGCTGAATTTACCCAGATGCTCCAAGGGCAGCGAAATCTGGAAAACGTGTCTCGAACGATCTTGTCAAATTTAGCACCACTGGTTGGGGCATCACAGGGCGTTTTTTATGCGATGAACTCTATAGACGACCAGCCGATCCTGAAGTTGTTGAGTAGTTATGCTTACAAAGAGCGGAAAAACCTAGCAAATCAGTTTCGCTTGGGTGAGGGATTAGTAGGACAATGCGCCCTAGAAAAACAAAGAATCCTCCTCACGGAAGTTCCCAGTGACTATATTCGTATCACTTCCGGCTTGGGAGAAGCACCACCTCTAAATATTATTGTGTTACCCATAGTATTTGAGGCGCAGGTAAATGCTGTAATTGAACTTGCCTCTTTTGGGCCTTTTAACCAGTTACACCTGACATTTCTAGAGCAACTGAGTGAAAATCTGGGTGTATTTTTAAATAACATAGCCTCACAAGTGCAAACTCAGCAACTACTTGAAGAGTCTGTTGCTTTAACAGAGGAACTGCAAACCCAGCAAGAAGAACTACAGCAAAGCAATCAACGCCTGGAAGAACAGACGCAAGACCTAGAGGAATCACAATTTCTTGTCAAGCAGTCTAACGAGGAATTACAACAATTAAATGAGGAGCTAGAAGAAAAGGCAGAATTATTAGAAGTTCAAAATCGAGAAGTTGCCCGCAAGAACCAGGAAGTTGAGCGGGCGAGGCAGTCTTTTGAAGAAAAAGCTGAACAACTGGCGTTGTCTTCCAAATATAAATCGGAATTTCTCGCGAACATGTCCCACGAACTGCGGACACCGTTAAATAGCCTGTTAATTTTAGCAAGGCTGCTCGCGGATAACTCTCTTAACAACTTGACTGACAAACAGGTAGAGTACAGTCGGACTATTTACTCGGCTGGGACTGATTTGCTGGAATTGATCAATGACATTCTAGATTTGGCAAAAATTGAGTCGGGTACTATGTCGCTCGATATTGAGCAAATTGCTCTTGCAGATTTGGTGATATCTCTAGAGCAGACTTTCCGACAAGTTGCCCACAATAAAGAACTCAGTTTTACTATTCAACTAGATGAGAAGTTACCCCCAACAATTTATAACGACTCCAAACGTCTGCAACAAGTACTGAAAAATCTCCTATCTAATGCCTTTAAGTTTACAGAACAGGGAGGTATAAAGTTACAAATTAGCATGGTAGATGAGGCAGCCCAAGTTGATAAGCCCACGATCGCTTTTGCCGTCAGCGACACGGGCATAGGCATTCCAGCCGAAAAGCAGAAGATTATTTTCGAGGCATTTCAGCAAGCAGATGGCACTACCAGCCGCAAGTACGGGGGGACTGGATTAGGTTTGTCCATCAGCCGTGAATTAGCTCAACTGTTGGGAGGGAGAATTGAACTACTCAGCCAACCAGGCCAGGGAAGCACCTTCACGCTTTACTTGCCCAGGCGACAGGAAAAGAATGGTCAAAATATCACCACACCACCTCTTGAGCCAACCACCTCTATCCCTACAGCATCGACCATAAAAGAAGTGTCAATGGTGGAAAACAGACCCACAAATGTGGACATCTCTCCATCAGTGAAAGTGCTTCCCAGCTTACCCAACGATATTCCAGATGATCGGGAAATAATTCAACCGGGCGATCGCATTCTGCTAATTATCGAGGATGACGATAAGTTCGCCCGCATCTTACTAGATATGGCGCGTCAGCAGGGCTTTAAAACTATTGTTGCTTTACAGAGCAAACAAGGTTTAGCACTAGCAGAACAGTTTAAACCCAATGCGATTATGCTAGATATCCACATGCCAGAGATGGATGGTTGGACGGTGCTGGATCGTCTGAAGCATAAACCAGATACCAGACATATACCAGTACACATACTTTCTGTTGATGAAAGACAACAACGGGGATTACAGCTAGGAGCGATTACCTATTTACAAAAACCCGTGTCTCCAGAAGCGCTAACTCAGGTATTGACTGAGATTAAAGGTTTTATTGAGCGTCAAGTAAAAAATCTCCTAATTGTAGAAGATGACCCCGTACAAGCCCAAAGTATTATCGAACTGATTGGTAACGGCGATGTCCAGAGTACAGCAGTAGGTACGGGGGCAGAAGCCCTCTCGATTTTGCGATCGCATTACTTTGATTGTATGGTACTGGATCTCGGTCTGCCTGATATGAGCGGGTTTACCCTAATTGAGCAGATAAAACTTGAACCCAAGCTTTTGAAACTGCCGATAATTGTTTACACCGGTAAAGAACTCAGCCGACAGGAAGAAACCCAGCTGCGGGGACTTGCAGAGACGATTATTATTAAAAATGTGCGATCGCCAGAGCGGTTGTTAGATGAAACTGCCCTATTTTTGCATCGGGTGCAAGCAAATTTGCCCACACCAAAGCGTCAAATGCTAGAGCAACTACATCAAACTGACCCGGTGCTGGCTAATCGGAAAATTTTGATTGTAGATGATGACCTCAGAAATATTTTTGCCCTAACCAGCTTTTTAGAAAGTTATCAAATGCAAGTACTATTTGCCGAAAACGGCAAAGATGGCATAGAGAGGCTGCAAACTAATCCTGAAATTAATATAGTTTTGATGGATATCATGATGCCGGAAATGGATGGTTACGAAACCACCCGCGCCATCCGCCAGCAACAACAGTTTCGCTCACTACCAATCATTGCTTTAACTGCCAAAGCCATGCCAGGTGATAAGGAAAAGTGCATTGAAGCTGGAGCTTCTGACTACATCACCAAACCTGTAGATACTGAGCAACTGCTTTCACTACTCCGGGTTTGGCTGTATCGGTAA
- a CDS encoding GlsB/YeaQ/YmgE family stress response membrane protein: MTNIIAWLVLGLIAGALAKLFYPGTQGGGIISTIILGILGAVFGGYLGQVLLGSSSGAAAASVGALSLPSILFAVIGAMILIFLWGLLTRRAV, translated from the coding sequence ATGACTAACATTATTGCTTGGTTGGTTTTGGGTTTAATTGCAGGTGCCTTAGCTAAGTTATTTTATCCTGGAACCCAAGGTGGCGGTATTATCTCTACCATTATATTAGGAATCCTTGGAGCCGTATTCGGTGGTTATTTGGGTCAAGTATTGTTAGGAAGTAGTTCGGGAGCAGCAGCTGCATCTGTAGGAGCTTTATCTCTGCCAAGCATTTTATTTGCTGTTATTGGTGCAATGATCCTAATTTTCCTTTGGGGTTTACTGACTCGCCGAGCTGTGTAA